One window from the genome of Bacillota bacterium encodes:
- the tenA gene encoding thiaminase II, protein MTAQGSSFEIPASADPHQLSSVPAGGFTRELWRRIEPVYEAILAHPFIRGLTDGSLPKDAFRFYVVQDALYLRDFARVLSLAAAKAPHDQAIAMFCHHAAGAIEVERQLHAGFFRDFGLSAEEVERTPMAPTNLAYTSYLLRVGYSAPFHDVLGAVLPCYWIYWEVGKELMGRGSPDPLYRRWVDTYGGEEFGAIVRAVLELTEQVAADLTPAQRAAAAAHFVTTSRYEWMFWDMGWRQEPWPV, encoded by the coding sequence ATGACGGCGCAGGGCTCCTCTTTCGAAATCCCGGCCAGCGCCGACCCGCACCAGCTCTCATCGGTTCCGGCGGGAGGGTTTACCCGGGAGCTTTGGCGGCGGATCGAACCCGTTTACGAGGCCATCCTGGCGCATCCGTTCATCCGCGGGCTGACCGACGGATCCCTGCCGAAGGACGCCTTTCGCTTCTACGTCGTGCAGGACGCGCTCTACTTACGGGACTTCGCCCGGGTGCTGAGCCTGGCCGCGGCCAAGGCGCCGCACGACCAAGCCATCGCCATGTTTTGCCACCACGCGGCCGGCGCCATCGAGGTGGAGCGGCAGCTGCACGCCGGGTTTTTTCGCGACTTCGGGCTTTCTGCGGAGGAGGTCGAACGCACCCCAATGGCGCCGACCAACCTGGCTTACACGAGCTACCTGCTGCGCGTCGGCTACAGTGCGCCGTTTCACGACGTGCTGGGCGCGGTTCTCCCCTGCTACTGGATTTACTGGGAGGTCGGCAAGGAACTGATGGGACGGGGCTCGCCTGACCCGTTGTACCGGCGGTGGGTTGACACGTACGGCGGCGAGGAGTTTGGCGCCATCGTCCGAGCCGTCCTGGAACTCACGGAGCAGGTCGCCGCTGACCTGACGCCCGCGCAGCGGGCAGCCGCTGCGGCTCACTTCGTCACAACCAGCCGGTACGAGTGGATGTTCTGGGACATGGGCTGGCGGCAAGAGCCATGGCCGGTGTAG